ctttacaaaaacaatattctttatcatcatcttcatgtTCAATAACCACCTTATGATTATCGTTGGAATTGTTGTTAGTAGCTGTTgaacgattatgatgatgatggtgtttaGGTTTACGTCCTGGACCAGATTTTCTGACATTCGTCGTTGTCGGCGTCGTTGTCACCGTCGTTGATCGTGGACTTGATTTactattattgtttgataatgaattggattttttactttgatcatcattcaattttggaTTTCGATCTTTACAatctaaacaaaaatattgttcCAAATCATCAGCTTCTTGTTTATCCATTCCGATACATTTAATATGATACCAACGGCCACAATCATCACaagcaatcatcattgatttatcatcCGTACGATTACAGATACAATAATTTGTTGCCGTTTTACtttttggtgattttttCTGCGTCTGATGATGAGGGCTTTTTGCAGCAGCAACATTATTCACCGTAGATTGTGAATCAACATtactcgatgatgatggtgatgatgatgatttagagCCACTAGTATTAGCTAAACGTTGTCGTTTGATTGATCGAGATTCAGATTCTGGTGTTtcggttgatgatgaattattgttagatttgttgttggaatCAAAATCTTTACTATCAAGTTTATGTTTTACACCAGATATCGTAAGTTTGACATTGTTTGACTGATTCACAGTTGTCACTGTttggtttgatgatgatgatgatgctgtttTTACTAAAGATGATTTTGCATGAGCAGCTGCTAATTTTCGTTGAgcttgttttaatttttcatcaatttcacgTTCAACCATACATTTTATATGTTGATTAAATACGGATTTTCTACGTAAAATATTCCTACGAATAACTTCGATATGATTTTGacgaaatttgattttcatctgCATATTTTTCTTATGTTTTCTTTCAGCCATTACTTCTTTATGTTTATTGGAACGTATTTCTTTCTctattttatcaatcatttgtttgataaCATTTGAACAAATTCTTTCCGtatcttctttttcatcacgTACAGGACGCGGTGTTCTACTATGTCGTTCCGGTTGTGGATATTCATAAatataatcaccatcattatcatattttgAACGTGAATAACGTGaacttcttgttgttgttgataatgatgatgatcgttgaCTGATTCGATGATTGCTCGTAGTATActcatttttatttggtaatgattgttgctgatgttgttgattaaattgttgttgataatttggCGAATCGGCTTGttcttgatgatgtttttgtaatgctaataatttttgtgCAATTTCTGGCGCTACATTTGGATTCATCAAAGCTTTCCGTACGATATCTTGTGTCATTTCTGCAGTGACGacaaaatctttttcttccGATTCTTTATTCTGTAAATTACTCGACGACGTATTACTGTTGATAACATTAGCTTTCGATAATGTCGATGCTGGAATCGGATCCGTTTGCTGTCCAGTGGTTACAACATTTGGATTACGAACTATAATTGGACTTTTGGTCAATATTCGTGccgttgattgattattaccaccaccaatttGAATAGTTTTAATGcccatttgattcaatgttgttggCGTTGCGGTGGCCGCCGATGTGGCTGCTGAATGGAGAATaactttttgattatttgcaTTGGTCAATACGATTGTATTGAGTGGAGTGGTTGTCGGCGCCAACATTGCATTATTACCGCTTGTAGCGACAAAAATTGCTTTTGGTTGAGATTgagattgattattattattattatcaccaccaccaccagtgaCAATAGTCGAATTATTCGATCTCAAACCAACTGCTGATGGAGAATTAGAGGCATTAATAATTGGTTTAGTCGTAATAAAACgaatttgattattggaATTTAAGGAAATTTGTACGGTTTGATTGgtaccaacaccaccaccagaagCAGTACCAGTACCAGAAgcagaagcagcagcagtagatAATGAACTTAATGGAAGATAATGTGTACGGCCATCACTCAGTTTTAATGGTAAACAAGTAATATTTTTGGAATTTGTTACATTGATTGCCGATAAAACTGGacttgatgacgatgatgatgatgatgatgtagctGTAGCTGTAACTGTAGCTGTTGTTGTCACAGTTGTCGCCGTTGTAGTTGTTAtgacatttttcaatgtattCGTTGTCAATATAGCATTTACCGTTGTTGCtgtggatatttttttcggacAATTTGTCGCAATAATCGGTATTGAATGTCGAATATTCGAATGCTGAATCGTATTTACTGAACGAATTATTGGTGATGTTGTagtattgaaattatttgaaatgaaaattggccgtccagtggtggtggtggtggtggtgttggtggtaaCCGTTGAACCACCACCTGTAGAATTTAATGGTGTTCGTAAAATATATGTTCGATTATTCGCTGTCACAGGACTGGCCGTGGATGTCAGTAATTGGAAATTATTTCCATCGCGAATAAAAAGCTGTGATGACGATGGTTTAGTCACGTTGGTTGTTTGTAAACGAATTGCTTGACCATTCGATGTATGAATCGTTGATCCATATGGTAACGATGTATTCAATGTAGCAATAGTAGGATGATGAGTGGTAGATTGAGTTGATGAATTGGATGATGTATTGGAACATTTTGGTGACACACGATTTGTGATTAAAGTCGAGAATTTTGCCGTAAGTGTTTTGCCAAACGATGTCGCTGTGTTGGGGTGCAAATTAATATTGCCACCATTAACAAATCGGACCGTATCGATTGATGTTTTATTATGAACACTACCGGTCTCttgtaattttcttttcatttccaattcTTTTTGACGCTGTTCTTGAATAGCTTTCTGTCGTGCTAAATGAATCtgtttatcattgaattgtttaATTTCCCATATTTCTAATTCTTCTTCGCGAACccaattttcatccattcgtGGACCTCTATTCTGCGGTGATTCAGGCCGTCGCCGTTCACGTAATCCACTACGATTTGGTGTTGGAATTTCACGTGAACGATAAATAGGCACATCGATTGGCACGGTAATTTTCCTGATATGATATTCAGAACGTAAACCAAATGGTGGCATATCTCTTCGTTTGAGAATTTCAATGGTTTGTACATCAACATCAGTGGTTATGGTGTTTGTACCAGAAATCGGTGGTTTCTGTGCTAAATCATCCCAACGAACTGATGCCCATAATACACGTAGCTGCAATGCAACACAATGCAATGTTGGTAGATTATATACACGAAAAAGCCAAGTGATTCGAAATGATGGCCGTGGTGTTAAACCATATGGCCATATTGATGGATTAATCTTGGCATTATAATTGAAACCGGAAATTTCATATTGACCACCAGTTCTTCCCAATTGACGAAGTTCATAATCCAATGgtatgaaaattgatttaaattttccattcgTAAAACGTGTACTTGGTGGCAGCTGTGCTTTACTAGTGAATGAAACGactttttttgcaaattgtTCCACATCATCCACAGTGATAATTTTCTGCAATTCAACTGATTCGGTAAGAtctttgaaaatcatttcttcttttttaattgatgaacaacaatttccattgataagattttgatttttagcTAAATAAGAACAAAGTGGTGAATAACAattatgatgaccattttCAACAGGTGATGAACAAGAAGAAGGAAGCACCGtagatgaatttgaatcacaGCTGattgaataaca
This is a stretch of genomic DNA from Dermatophagoides farinae isolate YC_2012a chromosome 6, ASM2471394v1, whole genome shotgun sequence. It encodes these proteins:
- the E(bx) gene encoding nucleosome-remodeling factor subunit NURF301 E(bx) — its product is MRKSRPRKRGRPPKNQSNNNNKYLNTKINKVIIDDDDDEDSNHSSSTTNTSRSSGTNNKYQTRSTRRSSTRSSSTVVELTKKRGRKRKKTESEDELCDDEYYYDEPATQSDEDVDDSDKDDDDDDDDDVDVDDDKDDENEIDEFEEEQELEEESEEEEGTEQTGKRRGRPPREKAPVYLDDQEVPELSLPSSSEDLLISGNELIRTLSIYEILRHFSNTLRLSPFRFEDFCISLLIDEQTYLLSEIHIQLLKALIREDDLIGTQHGPQDIRDSINVYLHLCDHVTWPEVLKIYLSSDYKKNKPIMDQSLMNDTYPFTSVDKKLILLQHLCDDFLNTQVVRDAINSEGKLDHDEHCRSCHKNGEMLMCDSCPAVFHLSCLDPPLKQVPEQEWFCPICKQNQVMGVTDCVNEYERQMPRQEPIGWDRHGRQYWFLARRIIVEDTKSDKVWYYTTRLQFDELLECIDDEMYESDLCKTLSELHDDIYKQMGITEKLTKIAKGSRKSYLEVVNEELYLKRSSKIKSNSTDDQSVIGEKIAELETKLAVDEEDLRGAGAGGGGMQTRLKTGTLPQKSFTMTTNYLRNQTSLYNTIQAFRDEETVIVVADNEKTLTRTQRRALPATYFEVNLFNLGFEGNYRNYQNIYSLIPMALSRNQVQDDRDRRRHLSHKFSLTPMSDLKWASYNQVITAAPVTTAHGPKPMLINTLRQALLQFELNFPNPLMHSNWKRHRDNWIKAVKICSEPREFGLALYILESSMKPVLFNNAWNDLLGFTVLQRTTQLERDELKKKEKKSGRSAAAAASAMAIEVAELMSSMLDPNDSSTASKYNPLGGGAGVKLVNGKLRHQIWKQKGEEYRLSGVGGWFWLTSIRNPYKVVKCDLEKNLSLTPNVDDDVVMKESESDDNNNNQNEEIKTEKIDENSTMKTDDDDDDGNDENFIVKISEFLTEKTSKKRKFYYPKIFQESRLDKLLSCRMNQLTFERKQKKENDDVDDEKKNDVLIKPLKSTQPPVSITSCCYSISCDSNSSTVLPSSCSSPVENGHHNCYSPLCSYLAKNQNLINGNCCSSIKKEEMIFKDLTESVELQKIITVDDVEQFAKKVVSFTSKAQLPPSTRFTNGKFKSIFIPLDYELRQLGRTGGQYEISGFNYNAKINPSIWPYGLTPRPSFRITWLFRVYNLPTLHCVALQLRVLWASVRWDDLAQKPPISGTNTITTDVDVQTIEILKRRDMPPFGLRSEYHIRKITVPIDVPIYRSREIPTPNRSGLRERRRPESPQNRGPRMDENWVREEELEIWEIKQFNDKQIHLARQKAIQEQRQKELEMKRKLQETGSVHNKTSIDTVRFVNGGNINLHPNTATSFGKTLTAKFSTLITNRVSPKCSNTSSNSSTQSTTHHPTIATLNTSLPYGSTIHTSNGQAIRLQTTNVTKPSSSQLFIRDGNNFQLLTSTASPVTANNRTYILRTPLNSTGGGSTVTTNTTTTTTTGRPIFISNNFNTTTSPIIRSVNTIQHSNIRHSIPIIATNCPKKISTATTVNAILTTNTLKNVITTTTATTVTTTATVTATATSSSSSSSSSPVLSAINVTNSKNITCLPLKLSDGRTHYLPLSSLSTAAASASGTGTASGGGVGTNQTVQISLNSNNQIRFITTKPIINASNSPSAVGLRSNNSTIVTGGGGDNNNNNQSQSQPKAIFVATSGNNAMLAPTTTPLNTIVLTNANNQKVILHSAATSAATATPTTLNQMGIKTIQIGGGNNQSTARILTKSPIIVRNPNVVTTGQQTDPIPASTLSKANVINSNTSSSNLQNKESEEKDFVVTAEMTQDIVRKALMNPNVAPEIAQKLLALQKHHQEQADSPNYQQQFNQQHQQQSLPNKNEYTTSNHRISQRSSSLSTTTRSSRYSRSKYDNDGDYIYEYPQPERHSRTPRPVRDEKEDTERICSNVIKQMIDKIEKEIRSNKHKEVMAERKHKKNMQMKIKFRQNHIEVIRRNILRRKSVFNQHIKCMVEREIDEKLKQAQRKLAAAHAKSSLVKTASSSSSNQTVTTVNQSNNVKLTISGVKHKLDSKDFDSNNKSNNNSSSTETPESESRSIKRQRLANTSGSKSSSSPSSSSNVDSQSTVNNVAAAKSPHHQTQKKSPKSKTATNYCICNRTDDKSMMIACDDCGRWYHIKCIGMDKQEADDLEQYFCLDCKDRNPKLNDDQSKKSNSLSNNNSKSSPRSTTVTTTPTTTNVRKSGPGRKPKHHHHHNRSTATNNNSNDNHKVVIEHEDDDKEYCFCKEKYESEKFYICCDQCNDWFHGRCVGVTCIRADQIDEYFCPRCQGEESRSYRNIQPLVDGDFQRMEKIVKTVKSHRSSWPFLKPVDGKQVPDYYTVIKEPMDLQQISNRISGRNYKRFTEFIYDMHKIFDNCRYYNEPSSQYCFFANTLEEVFERKLRELKD